The following DNA comes from Nicotiana sylvestris chromosome 10, ASM39365v2, whole genome shotgun sequence.
GTATCTTTTGACTTACATTCTGAATCTGTTTCTTTTGAAAAGTTAAATGCTCTAATTTGAGCTTCAATAGCTTCGATTGATAGGTGAATGGTGCGCGTTGCTACCAATTACAGTACCGCTACCAGTTTTCTTAACGTGGAGAGGCGAACGCTGTGGGTGGCGCCGATGTTGTTGGGAATGGGTGGCATTGCATTCTCTAGGTTCCTTCTTGATGGTGTTAATTTTTTCCAAAGACTCCAAAACTTGTTCAATGGAAGGTCTAGTTTTAGGATCAGGCATAAGACATTGAAGTACTAGTTGTGCTATTTCAAATGCAGCCTTTGTAGGGTACTCTCCCTCTAGCCTTGGGTCCATTAATTTCCTTAGCTTCTTCTTGTCTGGTAATAACGGTTTGGCCCAGTCCACTAGATTTTGTTCTCCATTGGGCCGGTTCAGGTCCAGTACCCGGAGGCCCGTTAAGATCTCCAGCAATACAACACCAAAACCATACACATCACTCTTCACGTATAAATGTCCTGTTCCAAATAAAGTAGCACAAGGTTAACGACTGTTTGAATATTTATCGCAGATATGTTGAGCTTAGGTTGTATTAATACGTTCTATTATTATTTTCTATTTGGGGCTAAAATTGGTCTTCGTCATGTAGCATccaggaaaaagagaaaaagagaaaagagaaggaaacatcttggtagaaatgacaccactttTTAGCCTattgtttaaaatatatttacaGTTTACAATGTATTTAAAAATTAGTCAATTTTGCTCAAACTCCAAGACACGGCGTCCTAGAGTTTAAACCTCAATATTCAAATTTCAGGACATCGTGTCGTAAAGTTCGAATCTTATGTCCTGAACTTTAAATTAGTAGTTCAAAAAAtcaggacacttagtcctgaattttaaattagcGGCTCAAAAATTTAAGACACTAAGTCCAGAATTTCCAAATTCAGGATACttagagcctgtttggccaagcttctttttggccaaaagtgcttttgtttggccaaaaaattgaggtgtttgtccaagcttttggaaggaaaaaagtgcttttgaggagaagcagaaaaaagtagctctctccaaaagcacttttttgagaagcacttttgagaaaaatatacttagaaacagttttttaaagcttggtcaaacacaaattgctgctcagaagtacttttcaaactaattagccaaacacaaactgcttctcaccaaaagtacttttgaaaaaagcacttctcaaaataaactgatttttgTAGCTTAGCCAGACGGGCTATTAGTCCTGAAGTGAATTAGCTAATCTTTAAATATGTTGTAAATTATGAATATACTTTAATTAGGAGGCTTAAAAGTGACTATTGCTACACTTCGCCCGACACCAATTACATTTTAAAGTAAATGATCCTACAAGATTTCCTGTTTATTTATTGATCTCTAGTATTAAGTTACGCCTATTTGTTGTGGAAAAGGTTATTAACTAAACAACACTTGTAATGAGTCATAAAATCAATCTTCTCAGAGCTTGTTGATTTAGCCCCattttctaattctttttcttttatgaAGAAGGGGCGGTTCGAAACTTCGAATCATGCACTTAAGTATTATTGTTGTAAATACTAGGCAATTTGACAACAAAGGGGTAGAAGAAGTAGGAGGGTGAAAATTACCAGAGGCCATGTACTCCGGAGCTGCATAGCCATAAGTACCAACAACTCCTGTAGTTACATGTGAGTTGCCATTTGCAGGACCCAACTTAGCCAATCCAAAATCAGAAAGCTTGGCATTATAATCCTGCCCCAAGTAAATATGCATGGAACAATTAATCTCTTTGTTAATTACACAGTATAATTCGTAAATTAATACTAAGTTACCATTGAACTTTTAAACAAAtcagagaaaagaaattaccCCATCCAATAAAATATTGGCAGCTTTAAAATCACGGTAAATGACTTGCTTCTCTGTTGTGTGCAAAAAAGCTAGACCTCGAGCTGCTCCTATTACTATCTTAAGTCTGGTGTCCCATGAAAGTGTTTCTGCACCCTCTTCTAGTATTCCAacaataatatttgtgtcaataTTTTAGATTATATATTTATTCTTTTAATTATCAATATTCAATAAATATTATGTGAAGGAAAAAATATATAGAGGTTCTTACTTCTGAAAAGGTGATTTTCTAAACTTCCTTTTTGCATGTATTCATATACAAGCAGGAATTGTTTCTCTTCCCAGCAATATCCGATTAATTTTACTAGATTTGGGTGACTAAATTTTCCCAGAAATTTTACCTCTGCCTGCAAACATAATCATAGAAACGCGTTCAATTACTATAACATTTGCACTGTCGATATATATAATCATGTTTTTACCGTcggtatatataacttaaattttTACCTGCCATTCTTTGAGACCTTGCAGGCTATCTGCATTAGATTTTTTAACAGCAACTGCAATTCCGATGCCCACTTTGGAAGGAGCTAATGTCTTGTCATCAACCCAACCTTTGAAAACTCTACCAAATCCTCCTTCCCCCAATATTGTATCTGGTCTAAAATTTCTCGTTGCGCTTTTCAATTCCACAAAACTGTACATTTTCAAATTGGGTGTTATTATTTTCC
Coding sequences within:
- the LOC104239444 gene encoding probable serine/threonine-protein kinase PIX13 isoform X2; this encodes MGNCCLKPADNLSTTIKLSNPPAALDSNFIMPAFKKPSTCLINNAKVVHAERTTNGGGGGGGGGGAGKEEVAISGKIITPNLKMYSFVELKSATRNFRPDTILGEGGFGRVFKGWVDDKTLAPSKVGIGIAVAVKKSNADSLQGLKEWQAEVKFLGKFSHPNLVKLIGYCWEEKQFLLVYEYMQKGSLENHLFRKGAETLSWDTRLKIVIGAARGLAFLHTTEKQVIYRDFKAANILLDGDYNAKLSDFGLAKLGPANGNSHVTTGVVGTYGYAAPEYMASGHLYVKSDVYGFGVVLLEILTGLRVLDLNRPNGEQNLVDWAKPLLPDKKKLRKLMDPRLEGEYPTKAAFEIAQLVLQCLMPDPKTRPSIEQVLESLEKINTIKKEPRECNATHSQQHRRHPQRSPLHVKKTGSGTVIGSNAHHSPINRSY
- the LOC104239444 gene encoding probable serine/threonine-protein kinase PIX13 isoform X1, with amino-acid sequence MGNCCLKPADNLSTTIKLSNPPAALDSNFIMPAFKKPSTCLINNAKVVHAERTTNGGGGGGGGGGAGKEEVAISGKIITPNLKMYSFVELKSATRNFRPDTILGEGGFGRVFKGWVDDKTLAPSKVGIGIAVAVKKSNADSLQGLKEWQAEVKFLGKFSHPNLVKLIGYCWEEKQFLLVYEYMQKGSLENHLFRKEGAETLSWDTRLKIVIGAARGLAFLHTTEKQVIYRDFKAANILLDGDYNAKLSDFGLAKLGPANGNSHVTTGVVGTYGYAAPEYMASGHLYVKSDVYGFGVVLLEILTGLRVLDLNRPNGEQNLVDWAKPLLPDKKKLRKLMDPRLEGEYPTKAAFEIAQLVLQCLMPDPKTRPSIEQVLESLEKINTIKKEPRECNATHSQQHRRHPQRSPLHVKKTGSGTVIGSNAHHSPINRSY
- the LOC104239444 gene encoding probable serine/threonine-protein kinase PIX13 isoform X3, with the translated sequence MGNCCLKPADNLSTTIKLSNPPAAFKKPSTCLINNAKVVHAERTTNGGGGGGGGGGAGKEEVAISGKIITPNLKMYSFVELKSATRNFRPDTILGEGGFGRVFKGWVDDKTLAPSKVGIGIAVAVKKSNADSLQGLKEWQAEVKFLGKFSHPNLVKLIGYCWEEKQFLLVYEYMQKGSLENHLFRKEGAETLSWDTRLKIVIGAARGLAFLHTTEKQVIYRDFKAANILLDGDYNAKLSDFGLAKLGPANGNSHVTTGVVGTYGYAAPEYMASGHLYVKSDVYGFGVVLLEILTGLRVLDLNRPNGEQNLVDWAKPLLPDKKKLRKLMDPRLEGEYPTKAAFEIAQLVLQCLMPDPKTRPSIEQVLESLEKINTIKKEPRECNATHSQQHRRHPQRSPLHVKKTGSGTVIGSNAHHSPINRSY